The Solanum lycopersicum chromosome 2, SLM_r2.1 DNA window AATGCAACTACTGTAATTTTTGTATTGCACCATGGCCTTAACTTACCTTAAGATGTAAGAGCAGTGGTGCTCTTTATATGCACGGATGTATGATACAAAGGCTCTGAGTCCTTTCTCCATTACATCACGATCTTTCTTTGCTGCTGATCGTATCTAGAAAAAAGGAACATCAGTAACAGACAGAATTCATTAGTCAACTGCAGCCTCTTCAACCTCTCTGAACACCAAGGACAAGATTTTTTCTTTgggagggggggagggggggaggggggggggggggactaCACAATTCTGGATCTCATTATATTATATCTagttacaattttttaattgatgagGATCATGGCCTTGGAGGAACATATGAAGATCAAAGTCAACACGGAAAGTGACTTGTTTTGTGTCACTAGTTACAAGAAAAGCATGCTCAGACAACCTTCAGAAAAGAGGTTCTCAACTCTGTAACAGGTGCCATCTTTGTGGAAAGAATTCAGAAACCATCAACCAATTTATTTTTGTACTGTCCCATTGTTTCACAACTTTGGcattatttatgaatatgctGGGATTGCAATGGACAACGCCTGAAGATACAATTGATTTGACAAGAAGCTAGTATAGAAGGGACTTGTCAAAAGAACAACACAAATGGCAGAGAACTATCCCAGCTACTATATAGGTGGACTGTTTGGAAAGAGAGAAATGCAAGATGCTTTGAAGATACAGCTAGTTCTATACAGAATATAAAAGCAAAGAACTGTATACTTTTGTTCCTTTTTGGTGTGTAAAGAGGGTTCAATTAATGATGCAGAATCTCTGTTACACACACTTCAATCCATGCTGATATGATGTGAAGTTGGATCTTTTTGTAAATAGTCAAGCGCAATTCGTGTTGCATTTATAATACATGCCCTTTTCTCAATTAAAAAGAAGGAACTAAAACTAGAGGAATAAAAGCATTCGCACTACAAAGCAAGGGGAAAGAGAAACATGGCATAATGtaattcttacttcatctataATATCAGGAGCATCAGAGGCACATTCTCCCTCTTCTAAGAAAACGTCTTTTATACGCAAGAACTCCACATATGCTTCCTCCTAAAAAGACCAAGACATATCATAGTTAATAAGTAAGTTTGGAGTAACCCTGATAGAGACTATATCCAAACAACCTTCAAAAAGTTTGATACATTAGAAGTGCAAGACCTGACCTTTGGTAATAGGAAAACAACAGCACTACCTTGTCGGCCCAGCCTAGCTGTTCGGCCTACTCTGTGTATGAACATTTTATCATCCTGAGGAAGGTCATACTGCACAATAAACAGAATTAAAGAATAATACATTCATATAAGTTCCAGCTGCTTATTATCATACTCATAATTACATGCACAACTGACTATAGAACTATTCTTTAGGAGAGCAGTGGTTCATATTCCTTCCACAAACTTCCATCTGATACCTGTTCATGAAGGATTTAATGCCTTTGGTGTGGCTAGCTGGGTGTACACAAAAGACTTAagcatttatttgttttaaaaaaaagtgaaaatatttCCCGagttatttttagattttgcaAAAACTGAAAAGCTTTTCTTTGGTGTTTGATCGAATCAAATTTTCAGAAAATTGAAGAAGTTTGTTGAAATGATTTTTCAACACTTCTCAAAAACAAATGCCAACTAGATCATTACTATATAAAATGCAGTCTGTGTGAACTATTCTTTAAATACTGTAGTGTTATATAAACCAGGTAACTTTTCCTTATAATgatatcatgttattattctttAGGGGAAGGCAACAGTAAACAATATGTAATACTAACTTGACTACCATCGGAAATTATTAATTCTGCTGCACACATTCTCAGTTCTTTAAGTTCAAGATGGTGAAGGAGTGATAAACATAGCCAAAATTATTATGTCCAATAAGAAAGTACCTGTATTATATAATCAACACCTGCAATATCAAGTCCACGAGCTGCTACATCTGTGCATAAAAGAACACCACTGGAAAGAGATGTAAATGATGCTAGTGCTTTCTCCCTTGCACTCTACAAAATATAAGAGAGTTAATTTCCTGAGCTGCTATAGAACCTTCTTTAAATAATAGGCCTTAATTaacaatttcataaaataatagaCCTTTATTATTAAGACGTCAATAAATGTACCTGCTTCATCCTTCCATGAAGAGAGATCAATGAAAAACTTTTCAGACAAGAGAGACGTGGAAGAACAGTTCCCCAATAATCAACACAAGCACAAGTCATGAAATAACTGCAGGAGTAAAAAATACCAAGTACTAAACACCAACGTGATCTCCTACCATCTATGCAGgtatgtaaaaatatatgatatacaaTTCAAGATTCCAGGAAAGTAAGCTcacactataattttttttgacttgttCTTTGTTATGAGGTGTACAAGCTGCGATGATTTCTTGTCCGCTTCACATTCCAAATACTGCCAAATTGAAGGGACATTAGAATATGGTAACCTATTCcttgatataaataaattctTTAGAAACAAACAAACACTGTGAAACAGTGGGAGCATACCTCAATATGAAGGCCAGAAGGTGTTTTTGACGAGGTCGAATTCCCAGATGCAGATCCGCTCAACTGTTTTGCTTCTGCCCGAACTTCAACCCTGACAGGATTTCGCAATCCTGCCTTTGATAGTTCTTCAACTGCTTCAGTTTGAGTAGCAGAGAAGAGACCCGTTCTACGAAGCTTAGGTAAACGAGAAATGATTGAATTTAGCTGCTTCTCGAATCCCATGCCTAATAGCCTATCAGCCTCGTCTAATATCAGGATCTGCAAATGAGATGGTTTTTTCTGAGTGGCTAATTGAGATGTAGTATTTCATATATCACTACCAAATCCTGAACACACATGGACAAAAGAAGGTTGAGGAAAGGGGGTGAACTCGAAGCCCATTGTTCTATTTATTGACAGCCAATTGACTGCTGTAAGAACATGTAGGAAATCAGAgactaatttttctttttaaatgtaggAAATCAGAGACCACTTAAGTCAGAATGTGATTATAGGCAATCATGAAAGTCAGCCTTGAGTATGAACGTATGATCTAGGAGGTAAAACTTAACTCCTTCTGGGGTAAGGCTGAATTTAGCATTACTTAAGTGCACAAATGGAAAGCTTTATATGCAGCTAAATGGTTTAAACACAGGGCATATGGCAacttcatttttcctttttaaagtaTCATATGCAAAACATAGATTATCATCTATCAAGTAAAAGATTTGACACTCTAAATCCCAAGCAAACTTAATCTTTAAGAGTAAACAAATGGTTAGCAGCTAAAGACATACTGCAGCACCGAGCAAAAGAATTTGATACTCCTAAATTACCAAGTTAGCTTTCTTTAAtagtaaacaaataattaacagCTTAAAAATCACTATAGCACTTGAGCACCACTGAAGGAGGCATAAAGTAGCACCTCAAGATCCCGAAAGTCCAGTATATCCAGGCGCTCCATTATGTCATATAGCCTCCCAGGTGTCCCAATCAACAAATTTGCTCCTTCCTCCTCTATCTTTTTGATATCTGCCTTTACTTCTAATCCTCCAACAAGAAGCATAGGCCTAACATTTGCTAATGTGGAAATGAATGGCTGAGCAACATGAAATATTTGTGACGACAACTCCCTGGTTGGTGATATAATTATACCCATTACCTGCAAAGGCATCAAAGAGACAGCTAAACACAAAAAGAGGACAAAGTagaattaaaggaaaaaaacagAAAGGGAAGTATATCACAAGGATCTTTATTGGTTGTCAAATGGGTCTATTTGGATAGAACATAATGCCTTAAGCATGGAAGATCAAATTTTACAGAGTATAACATGTGCGGCACAGATGAGTCAGTGCCTTTTGTTTGTAATGTACGGCCACGGCTTTATTTATCTATTGTAACTATTTCTAGGGTTGACAGCAACACTGGCAAACAATAACGAGACAACAATTGAAGCACCAGAGAGCAACCTCCGGTCTTTATAATCTTACAGTACCTCCCAACTGGCAACTACTGCTGAATCAAGTTCAAACTGGTACACCGAAGATCCCTTAAGTTGGAAATATTCCAAACCAGAAACACCATAAATGATCCAACTTGACAATATTAACCAGCAAAATCAATGTCTTCAAAAATACCAATAACCAAGTGACTCATTTTTTACAAAGTCAATCAGCAGAGTCCACTTCCAAAACAAGTGAAGTGGATGACAGTGCCATTGTTTCCCACAagcatatgtatttgtataagtACCATTCTATAGTCAAATTTGAATGTCCTCTAGAACTACTATGAAACTTGACTTGGTACAAATGAGCGCAACTGCATCTGTTTCTAGCTTATATCAAAATCCTTCATGACAGGCCGGTTAATACTTAAAATACTAGTACTCAAGCATCTTAATCATATTTAGCTCACATACCTCAAATTGGGAATACTATATTCATTATAAGCTATATCAATTTTAGCTCCGGGGTTCTCTGTATGTAATCAATATGTTACAGCAAAGCCCCAAATTTTCCTACCTAACAAATCTAAACACTGGTGCCGGCGCAAATGCTTTCATACTTTACATAAGTAAAAGCCTAAACAGGTCTCGTAAAGCAGAAGGAGGAACCTTATTACCTTGTGAGGTTTGGGATTAGAAGAGGATCGACGGATGATCTCAACCACAGGTAAAACGAAGGCTAGGGTTTTACCAGAGCCAGTGGCGGCGTCAACGGTGACATCCTTGTAGCTGCAGAGTAAGGGTATGGTGGCGGCCTGAACAGGAGTACAGAACTCGAAGCCGGAGTTGGTTAGGGCTTCCAAAACTGGCTCAGCAAGCCGTGGTTCGAGGTCGGAGAAACGAGTATTCGTTAAAGCTTTGTTCTGATTCGCCGACGCCATGCCCGCCGCACTCGCTAGTTTTTCTTCAACCCAACTGTGCTAGTAATTACAACCGACCGAGTCGAATAAGAACCGATTTACAAAGTTTTTCCGGTCCGGTTTGGCTGCTACCCGGTTTACTcttgtatattaaaaataatttctacttTCCCATCAACAAAAAGTTTTcgttttcatttaatttaatattattaaatacttTTACTATAATTTCATAGATAAttctaaaattcataaaatgagATGACGCTGTTCAAATATCCTAATTTAAACACATTAAATTCAAACAATTATGAAAATGTAATATAAATttgacaattaattaaaaacccATTATGGAGATTCTCTaaaaaagaagaacaacaaCACCGTTCTTCCAATTCTATGCttatcattaaataatttaagatgctggtaatcaaatttaaatttctgaAGTATACTAAATAAACTTCATTCTATTActtctctatttattttttaatttgaaaaaataacacCCTGAAATTAgataatgaaatatttgaaaggtAGTGAAAtcaagtatatattttt harbors:
- the LOC101259209 gene encoding DEAD-box ATP-dependent RNA helicase 18, with translation MASANQNKALTNTRFSDLEPRLAEPVLEALTNSGFEFCTPVQAATIPLLCSYKDVTVDAATGSGKTLAFVLPVVEIIRRSSSNPKPHKVMGIIISPTRELSSQIFHVAQPFISTLANVRPMLLVGGLEVKADIKKIEEEGANLLIGTPGRLYDIMERLDILDFRDLEILILDEADRLLGMGFEKQLNSIISRLPKLRRTGLFSATQTEAVEELSKAGLRNPVRVEVRAEAKQLSGSASGNSTSSKTPSGLHIEYLECEADKKSSQLVHLITKNKSKKIIVYFMTCACVDYWGTVLPRLSCLKSFSLISLHGRMKQSAREKALASFTSLSSGVLLCTDVAARGLDIAGVDYIIQYDLPQDDKMFIHRVGRTARLGRQGSAVVFLLPKEEAYVEFLRIKDVFLEEGECASDAPDIIDEIRSAAKKDRDVMEKGLRAFVSYIRAYKEHHCSYILRWKELEIGKLGMGYGLLQLPSVPDVKHHSLSTKGFTAVEDINLDNIKFKDKSREKQRKKNLQVKKAAMAQQQEQKTQRLKKEANSTASALRKRTAKQRRATQLVEDEDEITREYRLLKKLKKGAIDENEFAKLTGTEDLLSDI